Genomic DNA from Acidobacteriota bacterium:
ATAATTAGAGTCACCGTATTAATCATCATTGTGAAGCACAAATTCGTCAGCCACACGCGGCACACGCCAAACCGTTTTCGAACAAGCCTCACTACTGACCCAATCAAGGAGTTCTGTATCTGTTAGGATGGGTTCGTTATGTTCCTTTGCGTCTTCGTAACCGCTGTAATGAACTAGCGCTACTGATTGCGGTGCTGTCCACTTAACAAAAGTATCTATTGACCAACAAAGCTCGTGAAGCGAGTTGATAGAACTCTTGAACGATTCGCAGAACGCCTCAAATCCTTGTGCTTCTTTGTGTGGCGCAAGAAGGCGGTCAACATCCTGCGTACCAAACCACGTCTTCAGTGGGTTTGTGTCTAACGCGCCTTTGGACGCCTTGTCAGTAAGGCTCCAATGACCAGTTTTCGGCCATGGGAACCGGGTATTTGTATCCACATATGCGATTGCTGCTCCGCTCAGAAGATCATAGTCGTGTGGTGCAATAAGTGGGGTAAGCAGGTCTCCACTAAGTATTGCTTTGGCGTGACTGTCCCCCTCCTCGTATTCAAGAAGCATCAAGCAGGCTCCGGGCGCAAAAGCCCCGTGGAATACTGGAAAAGCAGTTACAGAAAGCCCTGGAGCGGCTGCAATACTTATTTTTTGGCGAAGCCCTAACTCATTCAATGCAAAATCCGCATTGAGCCACGGGAATCGGCCCGCAATCTCCGCCCAACAAGGCGTCGTAGCAAAGATAGGAAG
This window encodes:
- a CDS encoding MBL fold metallo-hydrolase → MRVVIRVNGRGNAWPLELGANGTRHRLHRCSAFEYANTSLSIVGYASKDDVEPEWEVLFDVGQGVVPFLIQTSNRLPDAVLISHPHYDHVAGLDWLGASNRRNRQDKAKLPIFATTPCWAEIAGRFPWLNADFALNELGLRQKISIAAAPGLSVTAFPVFHGAFAPGACLMLLEYEEGDSHAKAILSGDLLTPLIAPHDYDLLSGAAIAYVDTNTRFPWPKTGHWSLTDKASKGALDTNPLKTWFGTQDVDRLLAPHKEAQGFEAFCESFKSSINSLHELCWSIDTFVKWTAPQSVALVHYSGYEDAKEHNEPILTDTELLDWVSSEACSKTVWRVPRVADEFVLHNDD